A section of the Harmonia axyridis chromosome 2, icHarAxyr1.1, whole genome shotgun sequence genome encodes:
- the LOC123672801 gene encoding S-adenosylmethionine sensor upstream of mTORC1 isoform X1, which yields MASEEQLKLSNLIKSVHSNLREKSKKIGVSEAWKEHCKNNNLLKEYSVAMKTLATNYWQSNFTKKCNAYSRIVWIYYYSLNYFIGNEAEREILRQRQREVEIAEKIDVSIDQDLPLPQLPLKLLDVGSCFNPFSIYEIFEVLAIDIAPASPSVEKLDFLEEEEESNDLPHSSFDIVVFSLFLEYIPCPDLRFKCCEKALTLLKPEGLLFIITPDSKHVGANAQLMKSWRFMLAEIGFSRIKYEKLPHIHCLAFRKSLHPKITERWAVLHKNCQVYKKMFIPQDLLDHKADEKNCSDIESDEITRKQHNDALLYISEIEYTRNI from the exons ATGGCGTCTGAGGAGCAGTTGAAACTTtcgaatttaataaaatcaGTGCACTCCAATCTgagagaaaaatcaaaaaagataGGTGTTTCAGAAGCATGGAAGGAACATTGTAAGAATAATAATCTATTGAAAGAATATTCAGTAGCTATGAAAACACTAGCAACTAATTATTGGCAAagtaatttcacaaaaaaatgtaaTGCCTACTCCAGAATCGTATGGATCTATTACTATAGTCTGAATTATTTCATTGGTAATGAAGCAGAAAGAGAAATATTGAGACAAAGACAACGGGAAGTTGAGATTGCTGAAAAAATTGATGTTTCCATTGATCAGGACTTACCATTACCTCAACTACCTTTAAAATTACTAGATGTAGGAAGTTGTTtcaatccattttccatttatgaaatttttgaagttttagcTATTGATATTGCACCTGCAAGTCCTTCTGTTGAAAAATTAGATTTCCTTGAAGAGGAAGAGGAATCCAATGATTTACCACATAGTTCTTTTGATATTGTtgtattcagtttatttttagAATACATCCCATGCCCAGATTTAAGATTTAAGTGTTGTGAGAAAGCACTTACATTGCTGAAACCTGAGGGTCTTCTATTTATAATAACACCAGACTCTAAACATGTTGGAGCAAATGCTCAGCTAATGAAGTCTTGGCGTTTTATGCTTGCAGAGATAGGATTTTCtcgaataaaatatgaaaagttgCCTCATATTCACTGTTTGGCTTTCAGGAAGAGTCTTCATCCAAAAATAACAGAGCGTTGGGCAGTGTTGCATAAAAATTGTCAGGTTTACAAGAAAATGTTCATTCCTCAAGATTTGCTTGACCATAAAGCTGAtgagaaaaattgttctgat ATTGAAAGTGATGAAATTACAAGGAAACAACATAATGATGCCCTAttgtatatttctgaaattgaatacaCCAGAAACATCTGA
- the LOC123672801 gene encoding S-adenosylmethionine sensor upstream of mTORC1 isoform X2 yields the protein MASEEQLKLSNLIKSVHSNLREKSKKIGVSEAWKEHCKNNNLLKEYSVAMKTLATNYWQSNFTKKCNAYSRIVWIYYYSLNYFIGNEAEREILRQRQREVEIAEKIDVSIDQDLPLPQLPLKLLDVGSCFNPFSIYEIFEVLAIDIAPASPSVEKLDFLEEEEESNDLPHSSFDIVVFSLFLEYIPCPDLRFKCCEKALTLLKPEGLLFIITPDSKHVGANAQLMKSWRFMLAEIGFSRIKYEKLPHIHCLAFRKSLHPKITERWAVLHKNCQVYKKMFIPQDLLDHKADEKNCSD from the exons ATGGCGTCTGAGGAGCAGTTGAAACTTtcgaatttaataaaatcaGTGCACTCCAATCTgagagaaaaatcaaaaaagataGGTGTTTCAGAAGCATGGAAGGAACATTGTAAGAATAATAATCTATTGAAAGAATATTCAGTAGCTATGAAAACACTAGCAACTAATTATTGGCAAagtaatttcacaaaaaaatgtaaTGCCTACTCCAGAATCGTATGGATCTATTACTATAGTCTGAATTATTTCATTGGTAATGAAGCAGAAAGAGAAATATTGAGACAAAGACAACGGGAAGTTGAGATTGCTGAAAAAATTGATGTTTCCATTGATCAGGACTTACCATTACCTCAACTACCTTTAAAATTACTAGATGTAGGAAGTTGTTtcaatccattttccatttatgaaatttttgaagttttagcTATTGATATTGCACCTGCAAGTCCTTCTGTTGAAAAATTAGATTTCCTTGAAGAGGAAGAGGAATCCAATGATTTACCACATAGTTCTTTTGATATTGTtgtattcagtttatttttagAATACATCCCATGCCCAGATTTAAGATTTAAGTGTTGTGAGAAAGCACTTACATTGCTGAAACCTGAGGGTCTTCTATTTATAATAACACCAGACTCTAAACATGTTGGAGCAAATGCTCAGCTAATGAAGTCTTGGCGTTTTATGCTTGCAGAGATAGGATTTTCtcgaataaaatatgaaaagttgCCTCATATTCACTGTTTGGCTTTCAGGAAGAGTCTTCATCCAAAAATAACAGAGCGTTGGGCAGTGTTGCATAAAAATTGTCAGGTTTACAAGAAAATGTTCATTCCTCAAGATTTGCTTGACCATAAAGCTGAtgagaaaaattgttctgat TAG
- the LOC123672802 gene encoding NADH dehydrogenase [ubiquinone] iron-sulfur protein 3, mitochondrial produces the protein MSSILRKLTQVSRKPFNVNIPGIISVSHKLSTEATKETKPTIRKVQHGAVDKLKDFGKYVAECMPKYVQKVQIAAGDELEILIAPEGVVPVLQFLKDHHNAQFASLVDIAGMDVPTRQFRFEVIYNLLSLRYNSRCRVKTYTDELTPIESACEVYKAANWYEREVWDMYGVFFVNHPDLRRILTDYGFEGHPFRKDFPLSGYVEVRYDDEKKRVVVEPLELAQEFRKFDLSAPWEQFPNFRKGSQIAEEVEIKK, from the exons atgtcgTCCATACTGAGAAAATTAACACAAGTATCCAGAAAACCCTTCAATGTGAATATACCTG GAATTATTTCGGTATCACATAAATTATCCACGGAAGCAACCAAGGAAACTAAAC CTACCATTAGGAAAGTACAACATGGTGCTGTCGATAAGCTCAAAGATTTTGGGAAGTATGTCGCAGAATGCATGCCTAAGTATGTTCAGAAAGTTCAAATTGCAGCTGGTGATGAATTGGAAATTTTGATAGCTCCTGAGGGTGTTGTGCCAGTATTGCAATTTTTGAAAGATCATCATAATGCTCAGTTTGCTAGTTTAGTTGATATTGCCGGTATGGATGTACCAACTAGACAATTCAGATTTGAG GTAATCTACAATCTTCTATCCTTACGATACAATTCCAGATGCCGTGTTAAGACATATACAGATGAATTAACACCTATTGAATCTGCTTGTGAAGTGTATAAAGCAGCTAATTGGTATGAAAGAGAAGTTTGGGATATGTATGGAGTCTTTTTTGTAAATCATCCTGATTTGAGAAGAATACTCACTGACTATGGATTTGAGGGACATCCTTTCAGAAAAGATTTCCCTTTGAGTGGATATGTAGAG GTACGGTACGATGATGAAAAGAAGAGAGTTGTAGTAGAGCCATTGGAATTAGCACAAGAATtcagaaaattcgatttatcaGCGCCTTGGGAGCAATTCCCTAATTTCAGAAAGGGAAGTCAAATTGCAGAAGAGGTTGAAATCAAGAAGTGA